In Oryctolagus cuniculus chromosome X, mOryCun1.1, whole genome shotgun sequence, a single window of DNA contains:
- the LOC127484791 gene encoding protein FAM236A-like, with protein MIFSPFIPPAAQIVKGLQEGPGNVLVWSDATQHPSSGTGWFREPAPLRGSWRIRFQRVLAGFTKCFRGGYRTLENCD; from the exons ATGATCTTCTCTCCCTTCATTCCTCCTGCTGCCCAG ATTGTAAAAGGCCTGCAAGAAGGCCCTGGGAATGTGCTTGTCTGGTCCGATGCCACACAGCACCCATCCAGTGGCACCGGCTGGTTCAGGGAGCCTGCTCCTCTGCGAGGGTCTTGGAGGATCCGGTTCCAGAGAGTCCTGGCAGGCTTCACCAAGTGCTTCAG GGGAGGATACCGGACTCTCGAAAACTGCGACTGA